The nucleotide sequence TTGGCGGAGAGAGAGGGAAAGTTCAGAATCGCTGAAGGCGATTCCTCACCCGGCAGCAAAGCCGCCGGGCTAAGCGCCACTCGCCTCTGGCGAGTGGTCGAACCCCAGGGTTCTCATCCCTCTCTCAATCGGGATAAAGAAAAGCCCCGCATCGCGGGGCTTTGATATTGGCGGAGAGAGAGGGATTCGAACCCTCGATACGGTTTGACCCGTATACACGCTTTCCAGGCGTGCTCCTTCAACCACTCGGACACCTCTCCTAATCTCGGGGCGTACTGCCCTACCCGTCCATGGTGCGTTGCCCAGCCCGGCCGTCCTGACCCCTTCCTGCATCCCTTCAAGCCGCGAAGGGCGCGCAGTATAGCGGATGACCCGGCGCTCAAGAAGCTGCTTCGGGCTCCGGTTCCGACAGGTACTCGGCGGGCAGCGCTGGCGGAATGTCGAGGCAGCGGACACTGGTCTTGCCGGGCCGGTCGGGGTCCGGCTCGGTGGCAGCGAACGGCTCGGCGTTGGCACCGTCGACATCGGGAACCACCAGTGCCGCCGAAGAGCTGGGCGGCGCGATCCCATCGACCGGCTGCAAGGCGCCGGTAGACGTTGCGCGCTGATAGGGGAACTCGCCCTCGCAATGCCGGTTGCTGCTGCATCCTGCAACCAGAACGGCGAGCGCCAGGAGAGACCAGGTGGTTTTCATGCAATGACCTCGGCCGCACGGAGGGCGGCGATGATGCGGGGTTGAAGGTTGGCGCTCATCGGCACCATGGGCAGGCGCAGGCCCGGGGGAACGCGGCCCATGTGGTGCAGCGCCCACTTGACGGGAATGGGATTGGGTTCGAGGAACAGGTCCTGATGCAGCAGGGCGAGTTTGGCGTCGGCGGCTTCGGCGGCGGCGACGTCGCCGGCACGGGCGGCGGCACACATGGCGTGCATCAGCCGCGGCGCGACATTGGCGGTCACCGAGATGTCGCCATGGAACCCGAGCAGGATCGACTCGCGGGCGGTCGCGTCATCACCCGAGTACAAGGCGAAGTCGGCGGGCAAGCCCAGCGCCAGCAGCGCCCTGACGCGATCGAGATCGCCGCGGGCTTCCTTGAGGCCGACGATATTGTCGACCGGCGCCAGCCGCTGCACGGTTTCCGGCAGCAAATCCACGCCCGTGCGTCCCGGCACGTTGTACAGAATGATCGGCAGCGGCACCGCTTCGGCGATGGCGAGGTAGTGGCGGTACAGGCCTTCCTGCGGCGGTTTGTTGTAGTACGGGGTCACCAGCAACGCCGCATCCGCGCCGGCCTGCTGGCCAAGGCGGGTCAACTCGATGGCTTCGGCGGTGCTGTTGGCACCGGTGCCGGCGATCACCGGCACCCGCCCGGCGGCCCGCTGCACCACCCGGCGGATCACCTCGATGTGCTCGTCCACCTCCAGGGTGGCGGACTCACCGGTGGTGCCGACCGCCACCAGAGCGTCGGTGCCTTCGTCGATGTGCCAGTCGACCAGCGCGTCGAGCGCGCGCCAGTCCACCGCGCCATCGGCGGCCATCGGGGTCACAAGCGCGACAATGCTGCCTTGAATCATGCGGGGCGGACGGGAAAGGTCGAAAGACCGACGAGTATAGCGGCAGGCCCGCCGCCTTGGGCGGACGCCGGGGCGGCCCGCATTTGAGTAAACTCGCGACCGATGGAAGCCCAGAACGCCATGAACACCGCTGAAAACCTCCTGTCCATCTCCATCCTGGGGCGCGCCCGTGCGGACATCCCATTGGAGCTGTTCAAGGCCATCCGCGAGCGCGGGGGCGAAGTGGAGGACTGCCGGATCGCGCCGATTGGCGACCTGGTGACCGCCAACATGGTGGTATCGGGCAATTGGAGCACCCTCGGCCGACTCGAGACCGCCCTGCCCGGGGTCGCCGAGCGGATGGACCTGCAGGTGCGCTTCGAGCGCTGCGGTGCCCGCGAACCGAGCCCCGACTTCCGACCCTACGCGGTCGACGTGATCGCGCCGCAGCAGCCGGACCTGCTGGTGCACCTGCTCGAATTCTTCCGTTCCCAGGGCGTGCAGGTGCCGGAGATTTCATCGCAGAAGTACGCCTCCACCCACACCGGCGCCAGCATGTGCAGCGTGCAGATGGTGTCGCACGTGCCGGTGAACCAGCACCCCCAGGCACTTCGTGAAGCTTTTATGGATCTCTGCGACGATCTCAACGCGGATGGCATGATGGACCCCATCAAGACCTGAACCAGATGGGCCTCGGTGCCCCGGAGACCTGATGAGCTTTGACCTCGGCAGCCCCCTTCCCGACCTCACACTGGCCGCCAGCGGCGGCCGCGAGATTGCGCTGAAATCGTTCAAGGGCGCGCCTCTGGTGGTGTACTTCTACCCCAAGGACAATACGCCGGGTTGCACCCAGGAAGGTCAGGACTTCCGCGACCTCTATGCCGAGT is from Flagellatimonas centrodinii and encodes:
- a CDS encoding glycine cleavage system protein R, with the translated sequence MNTAENLLSISILGRARADIPLELFKAIRERGGEVEDCRIAPIGDLVTANMVVSGNWSTLGRLETALPGVAERMDLQVRFERCGAREPSPDFRPYAVDVIAPQQPDLLVHLLEFFRSQGVQVPEISSQKYASTHTGASMCSVQMVSHVPVNQHPQALREAFMDLCDDLNADGMMDPIKT
- the dapA gene encoding 4-hydroxy-tetrahydrodipicolinate synthase, whose amino-acid sequence is MIQGSIVALVTPMAADGAVDWRALDALVDWHIDEGTDALVAVGTTGESATLEVDEHIEVIRRVVQRAAGRVPVIAGTGANSTAEAIELTRLGQQAGADAALLVTPYYNKPPQEGLYRHYLAIAEAVPLPIILYNVPGRTGVDLLPETVQRLAPVDNIVGLKEARGDLDRVRALLALGLPADFALYSGDDATARESILLGFHGDISVTANVAPRLMHAMCAAARAGDVAAAEAADAKLALLHQDLFLEPNPIPVKWALHHMGRVPPGLRLPMVPMSANLQPRIIAALRAAEVIA